In the genome of Arachis hypogaea cultivar Tifrunner chromosome 9, arahy.Tifrunner.gnm2.J5K5, whole genome shotgun sequence, the window TGATAACTTCAATTCTGTCAATGCTATTTCAATTTAACAACAATGGAGCAACCACTAAGCTCCCAGATCAACTGAAAAAATTGCATCACCTCTTACCTTATGCAACCAAAATTTTCTTATTGACAGCTTCATATATGCAATTTTGGAAGCTTAAAAGGCCAAAGAGCCCAAGTCTGGATTAAACTGACTGCAACCAGGTACCTTCCGCACCCTACTGTTCCTCATCTTCGTTCTTACAAGGGAAACATCTATCCATCGATTTGCTGCTGCATAGATGTTAGACAACAGCACATAGTTAGCAGCATTTTGAGGTTCAATCTCAAAAAGTTGATTAGCAGCAATCTCTCCTAACTCTGAATCACCATATGCTTTACATGCCGCAAGAAGTGCACCCCAGGCAGCAGCATGAGGCTCCACTGGCATTACTTTTATAAGCTCATAAGCATCCCGTAAATGCCCTGATCGACTTAGAAGGTCAACCATACATGCATAGTGATCAGGTGAAGGACTAATGCAGTACTTTTCCTTCATGGAGCGGAAGTAGTTCCAGCCCTCATCAACAAGTCCAGCATGACTACAAGCTGTTAGAATGATTTTGAAGGCCACCTCATCCGGAGTTAGCCCATCCTTCACCATCCTGTTAAAGAAATTCAGTGCATCTTCCTCGAATCCATGAATTGACAACCCTTGTATCATCGAACAATATGAGACTAGATCACGGTTAGGCGTTTCTTCAAATAATTTTAATGCCCTTTCCATGTTTCCACATTTAGCATTCATATCCAGAAGCGCTGCAATCACATGGTCCTGTTTCATATCAATAGAGCTCTTGTTTACATAAGAATCAACCCATCGAGCCAGTTCTAAATTACCCAACTGAGAAGAAGCTGACATCAAGCTAACCAATATGAATTCATCAGGTTTCACATTCATTGATTCCATCTCAAGAAATACTCTCAAGGCCCTGTTAGGTTGACCATTCTGTACATACCCTGATATCAAAGTAGACCATGCAACAATATCCTTTTCCGGAGCTTGGTCAAACAAGAACCTTGAGGTAGCCATGTCACCAGCCTTTGCATAGCCATCAATCATGATCGTGAAAGAAACAACACTCTTTTCCGGCATAGCATCAAGTACTACCCTAGCATTGCCCAAATCCCTCACCTTCACAAAACCCCATATCATCGCATTCCATGATGCCACATTCCTCTgcggcatttcatcaaacagccTCTTTGCCTCCACCATATCCCCAACCTTCACATAGCCAACCACCATAGCCGTCCATGAAACTGCATTCTTCTCAGACATTCCATCAAACACCTTGCGAGCGTCACCAATCTTTCCACATTTTCCATACATATCGACCAAACAGGTTCCAACAAACATATCACCTTCAACCCCACACCTCAACGCCGAGCCATGGAGCAATTTTCCTTCCCAGGATCTGCACATGCTTGAACAAGCCTTAATCACAGAAGAGTAAGTGTACCTATCCGGAAGGGACCCATGTGCCTTCATGCGAATAAAAGCAGAGAGGGTGTCGAAAAAGTAACTTCCTTTGGTGTGGGCTCCAATGAGGGAGTTCCAGAGGAAAGGGGAAGGGCCAAGGACGCAGTCGAAGACGGCGGTGTAATATGAAGCAGTGGCGGCAAAGGAGGCGGAAAGGGAAATGAAGCGGGAGATGATGAGGTGATCTTGCTCTAGGCCTCGTTGGATGATGGAGGCGTGGACTTGGTAGAGGTGATGAATGGTCTTGCAGGCCTTAAGAAGGGTGGTAATGGCGGCAGTTGAACGCGGCGGAGAAGAAGAGTGTTGAAATATTGAATTCATTGGAAGGAGCTGCTTTTTGCTCTCCCTGATTTCTCTCCTTAAGTCATCCGCTTTGGTACATTCTTGATAAATTTACACGCCAAAAAAGATTGAAAGGAGAATAAGAAAGTGGCAATGCACTTCAATACGTTCTGCGAGGAAGAACAAATACAATGAGACTCCCTGCTGCAAAGATACATCAAAACTGGTCCGATTGCCGCTCCAACCAAATTCAGTTTGCGTCTAAACATCTTCATAAACCCAAAGAGTCttgttattacttattaattatattaatatgataGTGGGTTAGGAAATTATAGTGTTGTGTTT includes:
- the LOC112712167 gene encoding putative pentatricopeptide repeat-containing protein At5g37570 yields the protein MNSIFQHSSSPPRSTAAITTLLKACKTIHHLYQVHASIIQRGLEQDHLIISRFISLSASFAATASYYTAVFDCVLGPSPFLWNSLIGAHTKGSYFFDTLSAFIRMKAHGSLPDRYTYSSVIKACSSMCRSWEGKLLHGSALRCGVEGDMFVGTCLVDMYGKCGKIGDARKVFDGMSEKNAVSWTAMVVGYVKVGDMVEAKRLFDEMPQRNVASWNAMIWGFVKVRDLGNARVVLDAMPEKSVVSFTIMIDGYAKAGDMATSRFLFDQAPEKDIVAWSTLISGYVQNGQPNRALRVFLEMESMNVKPDEFILVSLMSASSQLGNLELARWVDSYVNKSSIDMKQDHVIAALLDMNAKCGNMERALKLFEETPNRDLVSYCSMIQGLSIHGFEEDALNFFNRMVKDGLTPDEVAFKIILTACSHAGLVDEGWNYFRSMKEKYCISPSPDHYACMVDLLSRSGHLRDAYELIKVMPVEPHAAAWGALLAACKAYGDSELGEIAANQLFEIEPQNAANYVLLSNIYAAANRWIDVSLVRTKMRNSRVRKVPGCSQFNPDLGSLAF